TCTGAAGATGGGCGTTGCAAAATAATTGCGTGGATCAACAGCAATGAGTATGGGTGTAACATCAACGCTGCGTTATTGGTGAGACCGGCCATAGCCAGGTGCACCGCGGGTCGGTTTATtgtttacatagcaggttaggagaattaacgtagcaggttggaataattaacgtagcaggttaggagaattaacgtagcaggttggaataattaacgtagcaggttaggagaattaacgtagcaggttggaataattaatgtagcaggttggaataattaacgtagcaggttaggagaattaacgtagcaggttggaataattaacgtagcaggttaggagaattaacgtagcaggttaggagaattaacgtagcaggttaggagaattaacgtagcaggttaggagaattaacgtagcaggttaggagaattaacgtagcaggttggaataattaacgtagcaggttggAATAATTAACacatttacacatacatgttatacATTCATGGCCATAAATCAGTATGTGGCTGAAATATCTGATGTCATGTGCTTTTTTGGCTGTTCAGACCGCAGGAAAAAGAACAGAAGGATTttagtcacttcaaactgccaacGTGAACACGACTTAAGATGAACATGGACTTAAGATACTTTTGGAAAACCCAGGTTGATTACTTTCAATATTTTCACTCGTAGTGGCCATACATCAACATAAACTGACGTCAATCTTGCGATTTTAAAAGTGAATGTCCCTTTGAACCCAGATATACAACACTCAGAGTGTGCTTATaaccctcaccccctcctcctcctcttactgtacctcctcccatctccctatCAGATATACAACACTCAGAGTGTGCTTATaaccctcaccccctcctcctcctcctcttactgtacctcctcccatctccctatCAGAGATACAACACTCAGAGTGTGCTTATaaccctcaccccctcctcctcctcctcttactgtacctcctcccatctccctatCAGATATACAACACTCAGAGTGTGCTTATAACcctcacccccccctcctcctcttactgtacctcctcccatctccctatCAGATATACAACACTCAGAGTGTGCTTATAaccctcacccccctcctcctcctcctcttactgtACCTCATCCCATCTCCCTATCAGATATACAACACACAGAGTGTGCTTATaaccctcaccccctcctcctcctcctcttactgtacctcctcccatctccctatCAGATATACAACACTCAGAGTGTGCTTATAACcctcacccccccctcctcctcttactgtacctcctcccatctccctatCAGATATACAACACTCAGAGTGTGCTTATAaccctcaccccccctcctcctcttactgtacctcctcccatctccctatCAGAGATACAACACTCAGAGTGTGCTTATAaccctcaccccccctcctcctcttactgtacctcctcccatctccctatCAGAGATACAACACTCAGAGTGTGCTTATAaccctcaccccccccctcctcctcttactgtacctcctcccatctccctatCAGATATACAACACTCAGAGTGTGCTTATAaccctcaccccccccctcctcctcttactgtacctcctcccatctccctatCAGATATACCACACTCAGAGTGTGCTTATaaccctcaccccccccccctcctcctcttactgtacctcctcccatctccctatCAGAGATACAACACTCAGTGTGCTTAtaaccctcaccccctctcctcctcttactgtacctcctcccatctccctatCAGAGATACAACACTCAGAGTGTGCTTATAaccctcacccccctcctcctcttactgtacctcctcccatctccctatCAGATatacaacactcacagtgtgctTATAaccctcaccccccctcctcctcttactgtacctcctcccatctccctatCAGAGATACAACACTCAGAGTGTGCTTATAACCctcatccccccctcctcctcctcttactgtacctcctcccatctccctatCAGAGATACAACATCTTGGTCAGATTGTTCACAATGTGAAGAGAACGCCCTATGTCATCAGATGAATCCTCTTTATCTACTGGCTGTAGGTTTCTCTTGATGACTCTGGGTGTTGACTGGAAATCATGTTCGTATCCGTCCTTTCTACGGTCCTTCCTCTGACCCAGACGTTGGTTCACCTGAAAAAGATCACGGGGGAAAATGAATAGTACACGAAACCCCATTTTAAAGACATTTTGGCCGATATCCATCACATGACATTATGAGCAGGTTTCTCCATCAACCGTGCTGACCTCTGTGAAGAGTTCATACACATCACGGGTAGCTACTGAATCCTTCGTAAACACGTTATGCATCTCTTCAAACAATGGGCATCCTCTGTCCGGGTGTCTGATGGCAAGTTTTCCTGTGTTTAAAAAGATAGAGACATCCTTCAGAAAAAAGGGAACTAAGACTGACATTACGTTATTACATTAAGGATTCTAGACTACTCTGTTACGTGACTGACAATACATTAAGGATTCTAGACTACTCTGTTACGTGACTGACAATACATTAAGCATTATAGACTACTGTTACGTGACTGACATTACATTAAGGATTCTAGACTACTGTTACGTGACTGACATTACATTAAGGATTCTAGACTACTCTGTTACGTGACTGACAATACATTAAGCATTATAGACTACTGTTACGTGACTGACATTACATTAAGGATTATAGACTACTGTTACGTGACTGACATTACATTAAGGATTCTAGACTACTCTGTTACGTGACTGACAATACATTAAGGATTCTAGACTACTCTGTTACGTGACtgacattacattattacattaagGATTATAGACTACTGTTACGTGACTGACATTACATTAAGGATTATAGACTACTGTTACGTGACTGACATTACATTAAGGATTCTAGACTACTCTGTTACGTGACTGACAATACATTAAGGATTCTAGACTACTCTGTTACGTGACtgacattacattattacattaagGATTATAGACTACTGTAACGTGACTGACATTACATTAAGGATTATAGACTACTGTTACGTGAAAGCAGGTACCTGGAGGCACTGCATACACTTCCATGGAGTCAGACTCCGTGGGGAGCAACTTTTTTGAGACAGCGCCTGAAGATCTACCGCCGTCTGTGTAAAGGTCTTTAGGACGTCCCTTCACTGAAGAGAAATGCAGAAAATAGAGACAAAACGGTGTATTTATCaataaacatgtaaaaaaaaaaataataattaaaaggcCACAAGCTTTCAAACACCGATATGTAAAGAGACACACCTCCCCTACAGGCCTGCACAACAAAGAGCTTGGGTTTCTCACGGAGGGCTGGACACTGGCTGTTGCTAAACATCTTGTAGATATCTTCTAGATCTAGAATCTCTTCGTCATTGACTTCAATGTGTCCAAGTCCACCATGGGCCATGATGAACATTGCGAGGCAACTGACGTCATCGCTCAGGTTGTTTCGAAACGACTTCAGTGCATCAGTTACGTCCTGAAATTGGTCAAATACAGCAGGGAATGAGATTccagacctgggggggggggggggggggggctcatactCTTTACAGCTGTCATGAGTTTGGTCTGTGCTAGCAATTAGCAATCGTTTTTAGTTTGCAAAACTGCTAACAAATCAAGTTAGCTCAGCTCACCTTACTGATGCATGTTTTTACCCACTAGCTGCTGCTACTGTAGTTGTAGGAGACATCAGACGATACAGCATTTTCGGACAAATCCCAAGTGTTCACTTActatgcattgatgtcaatgggagactgaGTTTAAATTTGACTTAAGTCAGCTTAGTTAGTGTTCCCTCCTCTCTGAATAGTGTTATTGGATTGCCTGTTCACAGAAAGCATTGACTTGAATAGATGTGACTTACCTCTTTAGTTTTGCATTTAACACTATAACTAGGTTCAGGAAACGTATTCTGTTTGCAGAGCGCCTTTATTCTCTCAACATCGTACTCAGAGCCCGGTCTTCCCCCACCGCACATGATCACGGCTGCACGTCTGCCACTTAGATCATATCTGTCCATTTCGCAGCCTGGCTCTCAGCCTAAACAATACGGCTCTTGTGTTGAGTGTTTAAACTCAAGTTATTTCACACTAACGACACCTAGTCCAAAAAATATCTGTCTCAAAAACAGCTCCGCGGTTATTCTACAACTAGAACAAGATCAAATTTCGTAGAGGCATATTAGTGGGCGTGTCATAGTGGCAGTATGCCACACCCCTTTTTTTACTGTGATGACATAGCCTTTTCCTGCTGGTATTTTCCCCAAAAAACATTAATTAACTTTTACAATGCCTGTGTTAAAACATGAAAAGACCAGGCACAAAAAGCCACTACATTGTTGGAATAAAATCTACTTTTATAATAGTGTATGTGTTCTGTAGCTCACTGTTGCTCGGGACATCTATGAGGACTCAAGGAAAAATCCATGGGGGAGTGACAGATACAGAATTGCAGCAAGACCGTTTAAAAGAATGAAAAACATTGTCTATAGTAAAACAATAGACTACATGCTGTGTTCATTCGTTGGAAGGATTTTCCCTCCCTTGCCCATGTGTTACTAGTTCTACTTCAGCTCTCATTCATTTGCCTCGCTCacactcagcctggtctcagactagacgtaacatattaCACGTGAATCTGTGACACTGAAATGTATATGATAGCttacgtttggtatggtaacataagacagatggttacctaaagtttaaaaaaactaAAGTAGGTTGGTAAgtcggggtggatgggtgggcgtGTAACCTGAACGTTCACATCACGGACAACTTCAGCATTTgaactaattagcaactttttagCTACCTTGGAACTACTTGTTAGCTAaccctttagctaacccttcccctaaccttaaccctttagctaacccttcccctgaccctaacccctttagctaaccctaaccctaaccttaaccctttagctaacccttcccctaaccttaaccctttagctaacccttcccctaaccctaaccttaaccctttagctaacccttcccctaaccctaaccttaaccctttagctaacccttcccctaaccttaaccctttagctaacccttcccctaaccctaaccgtaaccctttagctaacccttcccctaaccctaaccttaaccctttagctaacccttcccctaaccctaaccttaaccctttagctaacccttcccctaaccctaaccttaacccctttagctaacccttcccctaaccttaacccctttagctaacccttcccctgaccttaacccctttagctaacccttcccctgaccttaacccttctagctaaccctaaccttaacc
This region of Oncorhynchus clarkii lewisi isolate Uvic-CL-2024 unplaced genomic scaffold, UVic_Ocla_1.0 unplaced_contig_5680_pilon_pilon, whole genome shotgun sequence genomic DNA includes:
- the LOC139402817 gene encoding caspase-14-like; this encodes MDRYDLSGRRAAVIMCGGGRPGSEYDVERIKALCKQNTFPEPSYSVKCKTKEDVTDALKSFRNNLSDDVSCLAMFIMAHGGLGHIEVNDEEILDLEDIYKMFSNSQCPALREKPKLFVVQACRGVKGRPKDLYTDGGRSSGAVSKKLLPTESDSMEVYAVPPGKLAIRHPDRGCPLFEEMHNVFTKDSVATRDVYELFTEVNQRLGQRKDRRKDGYEHDFQSTPRVIKRNLQPVDKEDSSDDIGRSLHIVNNLTKMLYL